In one Silene latifolia isolate original U9 population chromosome 10, ASM4854445v1, whole genome shotgun sequence genomic region, the following are encoded:
- the LOC141606300 gene encoding uncharacterized protein LOC141606300 isoform X9: MKCCCFCWKHMGEKKEEDLYRNFSRKDLQGLCKKYGLPANKSSSEMATSLILYLEKKNISSKTIWDVSKSDPYSSLWSELQPGVRMNSAGNKKTDMREMSSHNGFGQFLKHGDPDQNDFQSRKASEDMGRLTQLQRDSNSGAGDVENTFSSVLSTTAEASLPTLTYDISCEDGIQLFVDLNSTASDWIESLKAGVHICNDIQNLQSSSSDEKKGSFLMDSRNNPQLEDESRPTTVGTNVVRQDEEFGGGSLITPRPDSFENTVEEVGEQQAMLSFKSKHDTEQENRGSECSVRKENELVIHKFSGNTMQYDPKWSKMGDDKYKEIRWQQACSPPDPVLKNSRLSATPFIGIEASPSVNFLQFRDVASSSRVATRLVLADQPQKSSILHFGPFTPGQLRGDVPQMWPVQAMDQSRYASSSYHMSGLSDAGHQLGIEHGRVSIPSKSSRLAQEVQIQSVQRCEKVGPYFPFQGLPLTNPNPDIKIIAGNGGFISSNKVGQEAVELPKKDASLGPFNIDGPLHFAIPKKNHADHHVFNYSNNLDKDVDRGQ, translated from the exons ATGAA ATGTTGTTGCTTTTGTTGGAAACATATGGGAGaaaagaaagaggaggatttgtaTCGTAACTTTTCAAGGAAAGATCTTCAAGGCTTGTGCAAGAAATATGGGCTACCCGCTAACAAGTCAAGTTCTGAAATGGCAACATCTTTGATCCTTTATCTCGAG AAAAAGAATATTAGCTCAAAAACCATATGGGACGTGTCTAAAAGTGATCCTTATTCTTCACTGTGGTCAGAGCTGCAGCCTGGAGTGAGGATGAATTCGGCTGGTAATAAGAAAACAG ATATGAGAGAGATGTCATCCCACAATGGCTTTGGACAATTCCTAAAGCATGGAGATCCAGATCAAAATGATTTCCAAAGCCGCAAG GCTTCTGAGGATATGGGTCGTTTGACGCAACTTCAGAGAGATAGCAATAGTGGTGCAGGTGATGTCGAGAATACCTTCTCGTCTGTCTTAAGTACTACTGCAGAAGCTTCGCTCCCTACTTTGACATATGATATTAGTTGTGAGGATGGAATTCAACTTTTTGTTGATTTAAACTCAACCGCATCAGACTGGATTGAAAGTTTGAAAGCTGGAGTGCATATATGTAACGATATTCAAAACCTTCAGTCAAGTAGTTCTGATGAAAAGAAAGGTTCTTTTCTCATGGATTCACGTAACAATCCGCAACTTGAAGATGAGTCTCGCCCAACCACAGTAGGGACAAATGTTGTACGTCAAGATGAAGAATTTGGTGGAGGATCTTTGATTACGCCCAGACCCGACTCCTTTGAAAATACTGTGGAGGAAGTAGGTGAACAGCAAGCAATGTTATCATTTAAGTCGAAACATGATACAGAACAGGAAAATCGTGGTTCAGAATGTTCGGTAAGAAAAGAAAACGAGTTAGTAATACATAAGTTCTCAGGAAACACCATGCAATATGATCCTAAATGGTCAAAGATGGGTGATGACAAGTATAAGGAGATTCGTTGGCAGCAAGCTTGTAGTCCTCCAGATCCGGTCCTTAAAAATAGCAGATTATCTGCAACTCCTTTTATCGGCATTGAAGCATCACCCAGTGTTAATTTCTTGCAGTTTCGTGATGTTGCATCTTCTTCAAGGGTTGCGACACGTTTGGTCTTGGCCGATCAGCCACAAAAGAGCAGCATTCTGCACTTCGGACCGTTCACCCCTGGTCAACTTCGTGGGGATGTTCCTCAGATGTGGCCTGTTCAAGCCATGGATCAAAGCCGATATGCATCCTCTTCGTATCATATGAGCGGACTTTCTGATGCTGGCCACCAATTAGGAATCGAGCATGGTAGAGTATCAATACCGAGCAAGTCCAGTAGGCTGGCCCAAGAGGTCCAAATACAGTCTGTCCAAAGATGTGAAAAAGTCGGGCCCTATTTTCCTTTCCAGGGATTACCTTTGACTAATCCAAATCCTGATATCAAAATTATAGCTGGAAATGGTGGGTTCATAAGCTCAAATAAAGTTGGTCAGGAAGCAGTTGAGCTGCCAAAGAAAGATGCATCTCTTGGTCCTTTCAACATCGATGGGCCTCTACACTTTGCTATTCCAAAGAAAAATCATGCGGATCATCATGTTTTTAATTACTCTAATAACCTTGATAAGGACGTTGACCGAGGTCAA TGA
- the LOC141606300 gene encoding uncharacterized protein LOC141606300 isoform X3, which produces MGEKKEEDLYRNFSRKDLQGLCKKYGLPANKSSSEMATSLILYLEKKNISSKTIWDVSKSDPYSSLWSELQPGVRMNSAGNKKTDMREMSSHNGFGQFLKHGDPDQNDFQSRKASEDMGRLTQLQRDSNSGAGDVENTFSSVLSTTAEASLPTLTYDISCEDGIQLFVDLNSTASDWIESLKAGVHICNDIQNLQSSSSDEKKGSFLMDSRNNPQLEDESRPTTVGTNVVRQDEEFGGGSLITPRPDSFENTVEEVGEQQAMLSFKSKHDTEQENRGSECSVRKENELVIHKFSGNTMQYDPKWSKMGDDKYKEIRWQQACSPPDPVLKNSRLSATPFIGIEASPSVNFLQFRDVASSSRVATRLVLADQPQKSSILHFGPFTPGQLRGDVPQMWPVQAMDQSRYASSSYHMSGLSDAGHQLGIEHGRVSIPSKSSRLAQEVQIQSVQRCEKVGPYFPFQGLPLTNPNPDIKIIAGNGGFISSNKVGQEAVELPKKDASLGPFNIDGPLHFAIPKKNHADHHVFNYSNNLDKDVDRGQVRTNLGSSKAGDGTQNSGLNSFRQSMEEPRVKPTNSDYSEFRMKRHFSSADEQRQSESAEAKFLRTSNQFSGDARASRRRSMRPFTKDMVTSNHQCPTKL; this is translated from the exons ATGGGAGaaaagaaagaggaggatttgtaTCGTAACTTTTCAAGGAAAGATCTTCAAGGCTTGTGCAAGAAATATGGGCTACCCGCTAACAAGTCAAGTTCTGAAATGGCAACATCTTTGATCCTTTATCTCGAG AAAAAGAATATTAGCTCAAAAACCATATGGGACGTGTCTAAAAGTGATCCTTATTCTTCACTGTGGTCAGAGCTGCAGCCTGGAGTGAGGATGAATTCGGCTGGTAATAAGAAAACAG ATATGAGAGAGATGTCATCCCACAATGGCTTTGGACAATTCCTAAAGCATGGAGATCCAGATCAAAATGATTTCCAAAGCCGCAAG GCTTCTGAGGATATGGGTCGTTTGACGCAACTTCAGAGAGATAGCAATAGTGGTGCAGGTGATGTCGAGAATACCTTCTCGTCTGTCTTAAGTACTACTGCAGAAGCTTCGCTCCCTACTTTGACATATGATATTAGTTGTGAGGATGGAATTCAACTTTTTGTTGATTTAAACTCAACCGCATCAGACTGGATTGAAAGTTTGAAAGCTGGAGTGCATATATGTAACGATATTCAAAACCTTCAGTCAAGTAGTTCTGATGAAAAGAAAGGTTCTTTTCTCATGGATTCACGTAACAATCCGCAACTTGAAGATGAGTCTCGCCCAACCACAGTAGGGACAAATGTTGTACGTCAAGATGAAGAATTTGGTGGAGGATCTTTGATTACGCCCAGACCCGACTCCTTTGAAAATACTGTGGAGGAAGTAGGTGAACAGCAAGCAATGTTATCATTTAAGTCGAAACATGATACAGAACAGGAAAATCGTGGTTCAGAATGTTCGGTAAGAAAAGAAAACGAGTTAGTAATACATAAGTTCTCAGGAAACACCATGCAATATGATCCTAAATGGTCAAAGATGGGTGATGACAAGTATAAGGAGATTCGTTGGCAGCAAGCTTGTAGTCCTCCAGATCCGGTCCTTAAAAATAGCAGATTATCTGCAACTCCTTTTATCGGCATTGAAGCATCACCCAGTGTTAATTTCTTGCAGTTTCGTGATGTTGCATCTTCTTCAAGGGTTGCGACACGTTTGGTCTTGGCCGATCAGCCACAAAAGAGCAGCATTCTGCACTTCGGACCGTTCACCCCTGGTCAACTTCGTGGGGATGTTCCTCAGATGTGGCCTGTTCAAGCCATGGATCAAAGCCGATATGCATCCTCTTCGTATCATATGAGCGGACTTTCTGATGCTGGCCACCAATTAGGAATCGAGCATGGTAGAGTATCAATACCGAGCAAGTCCAGTAGGCTGGCCCAAGAGGTCCAAATACAGTCTGTCCAAAGATGTGAAAAAGTCGGGCCCTATTTTCCTTTCCAGGGATTACCTTTGACTAATCCAAATCCTGATATCAAAATTATAGCTGGAAATGGTGGGTTCATAAGCTCAAATAAAGTTGGTCAGGAAGCAGTTGAGCTGCCAAAGAAAGATGCATCTCTTGGTCCTTTCAACATCGATGGGCCTCTACACTTTGCTATTCCAAAGAAAAATCATGCGGATCATCATGTTTTTAATTACTCTAATAACCTTGATAAGGACGTTGACCGAGGTCAAGTGAGAACTAATTTG GGTAGCAGCAAAGCTGGTGATGGAACCCAAAACTCAGG ATTGAACAGTTTTAGACAATCAATGGAAGAACCCCGGGTAAAGCCTACTAATTCTGATTATAGTGAATTTAGGATGAAGAGGCATTTCAGTAGTGCTGATGAGCAACGTCAATCTGAGAGCGCAGAGGCGAAGTTCTTAAGAACCTCAAATCAATTTTCTGGTGATGCTCGTGCAAGTCGTAGAAGGTCAATGAGACCTTTTACTAAG GACATGGTTACATCAAATCATCAATGCCCGACTAAGCTATAA
- the LOC141606300 gene encoding uncharacterized protein LOC141606300 isoform X12, translating to MGEKKEEDLYRNFSRKDLQGLCKKYGLPANKSSSEMATSLILYLEKKNISSKTIWDVSKSDPYSSLWSELQPGVRMNSAGNKKTDMREMSSHNGFGQFLKHGDPDQNDFQSRKASEDMGRLTQLQRDSNSGAGDVENTFSSVLSTTAEASLPTLTYDISCEDGIQLFVDLNSTASDWIESLKAGVHICNDIQNLQSSSSDEKKGSFLMDSRNNPQLEDESRPTTVGTNVVRQDEEFGGGSLITPRPDSFENTVEEVGEQQAMLSFKSKHDTEQENRGSECSVRKENELVIHKFSGNTMQYDPKWSKMGDDKYKEIRWQQACSPPDPVLKNSRLSATPFIGIEASPSVNFLQFRDVASSSRVATRLVLADQPQKSSILHFGPFTPGQLRGDVPQMWPVQAMDQSRYASSSYHMSGLSDAGHQLGIEHGRVSIPSKSSRLAQEVQIQSVQRCEKVGPYFPFQGLPLTNPNPDIKIIAGNGGFISSNKVGQEAVELPKKDASLGPFNIDGPLHFAIPKKNHADHHVFNYSNNLDKDVDRG from the exons ATGGGAGaaaagaaagaggaggatttgtaTCGTAACTTTTCAAGGAAAGATCTTCAAGGCTTGTGCAAGAAATATGGGCTACCCGCTAACAAGTCAAGTTCTGAAATGGCAACATCTTTGATCCTTTATCTCGAG AAAAAGAATATTAGCTCAAAAACCATATGGGACGTGTCTAAAAGTGATCCTTATTCTTCACTGTGGTCAGAGCTGCAGCCTGGAGTGAGGATGAATTCGGCTGGTAATAAGAAAACAG ATATGAGAGAGATGTCATCCCACAATGGCTTTGGACAATTCCTAAAGCATGGAGATCCAGATCAAAATGATTTCCAAAGCCGCAAG GCTTCTGAGGATATGGGTCGTTTGACGCAACTTCAGAGAGATAGCAATAGTGGTGCAGGTGATGTCGAGAATACCTTCTCGTCTGTCTTAAGTACTACTGCAGAAGCTTCGCTCCCTACTTTGACATATGATATTAGTTGTGAGGATGGAATTCAACTTTTTGTTGATTTAAACTCAACCGCATCAGACTGGATTGAAAGTTTGAAAGCTGGAGTGCATATATGTAACGATATTCAAAACCTTCAGTCAAGTAGTTCTGATGAAAAGAAAGGTTCTTTTCTCATGGATTCACGTAACAATCCGCAACTTGAAGATGAGTCTCGCCCAACCACAGTAGGGACAAATGTTGTACGTCAAGATGAAGAATTTGGTGGAGGATCTTTGATTACGCCCAGACCCGACTCCTTTGAAAATACTGTGGAGGAAGTAGGTGAACAGCAAGCAATGTTATCATTTAAGTCGAAACATGATACAGAACAGGAAAATCGTGGTTCAGAATGTTCGGTAAGAAAAGAAAACGAGTTAGTAATACATAAGTTCTCAGGAAACACCATGCAATATGATCCTAAATGGTCAAAGATGGGTGATGACAAGTATAAGGAGATTCGTTGGCAGCAAGCTTGTAGTCCTCCAGATCCGGTCCTTAAAAATAGCAGATTATCTGCAACTCCTTTTATCGGCATTGAAGCATCACCCAGTGTTAATTTCTTGCAGTTTCGTGATGTTGCATCTTCTTCAAGGGTTGCGACACGTTTGGTCTTGGCCGATCAGCCACAAAAGAGCAGCATTCTGCACTTCGGACCGTTCACCCCTGGTCAACTTCGTGGGGATGTTCCTCAGATGTGGCCTGTTCAAGCCATGGATCAAAGCCGATATGCATCCTCTTCGTATCATATGAGCGGACTTTCTGATGCTGGCCACCAATTAGGAATCGAGCATGGTAGAGTATCAATACCGAGCAAGTCCAGTAGGCTGGCCCAAGAGGTCCAAATACAGTCTGTCCAAAGATGTGAAAAAGTCGGGCCCTATTTTCCTTTCCAGGGATTACCTTTGACTAATCCAAATCCTGATATCAAAATTATAGCTGGAAATGGTGGGTTCATAAGCTCAAATAAAGTTGGTCAGGAAGCAGTTGAGCTGCCAAAGAAAGATGCATCTCTTGGTCCTTTCAACATCGATGGGCCTCTACACTTTGCTATTCCAAAGAAAAATCATGCGGATCATCATGTTTTTAATTACTCTAATAACCTTGATAAGGACGTTGACCGAG GGTAG
- the LOC141606300 gene encoding uncharacterized protein LOC141606300 isoform X11, whose protein sequence is MGEKKEEDLYRNFSRKDLQGLCKKYGLPANKSSSEMATSLILYLEKKNISSKTIWDVSKSDPYSSLWSELQPGVRMNSAGNKKTDMREMSSHNGFGQFLKHGDPDQNDFQSRKASEDMGRLTQLQRDSNSGAGDVENTFSSVLSTTAEASLPTLTYDISCEDGIQLFVDLNSTASDWIESLKAGVHICNDIQNLQSSSSDEKKGSFLMDSRNNPQLEDESRPTTVGTNVVRQDEEFGGGSLITPRPDSFENTVEEVGEQQAMLSFKSKHDTEQENRGSECSVRKENELVIHKFSGNTMQYDPKWSKMGDDKYKEIRWQQACSPPDPVLKNSRLSATPFIGIEASPSVNFLQFRDVASSSRVATRLVLADQPQKSSILHFGPFTPGQLRGDVPQMWPVQAMDQSRYASSSYHMSGLSDAGHQLGIEHGRVSIPSKSSRLAQEVQIQSVQRCEKVGPYFPFQGLPLTNPNPDIKIIAGNGGFISSNKVGQEAVELPKKDASLGPFNIDGPLHFAIPKKNHADHHVFNYSNNLDKDVDRGQ, encoded by the exons ATGGGAGaaaagaaagaggaggatttgtaTCGTAACTTTTCAAGGAAAGATCTTCAAGGCTTGTGCAAGAAATATGGGCTACCCGCTAACAAGTCAAGTTCTGAAATGGCAACATCTTTGATCCTTTATCTCGAG AAAAAGAATATTAGCTCAAAAACCATATGGGACGTGTCTAAAAGTGATCCTTATTCTTCACTGTGGTCAGAGCTGCAGCCTGGAGTGAGGATGAATTCGGCTGGTAATAAGAAAACAG ATATGAGAGAGATGTCATCCCACAATGGCTTTGGACAATTCCTAAAGCATGGAGATCCAGATCAAAATGATTTCCAAAGCCGCAAG GCTTCTGAGGATATGGGTCGTTTGACGCAACTTCAGAGAGATAGCAATAGTGGTGCAGGTGATGTCGAGAATACCTTCTCGTCTGTCTTAAGTACTACTGCAGAAGCTTCGCTCCCTACTTTGACATATGATATTAGTTGTGAGGATGGAATTCAACTTTTTGTTGATTTAAACTCAACCGCATCAGACTGGATTGAAAGTTTGAAAGCTGGAGTGCATATATGTAACGATATTCAAAACCTTCAGTCAAGTAGTTCTGATGAAAAGAAAGGTTCTTTTCTCATGGATTCACGTAACAATCCGCAACTTGAAGATGAGTCTCGCCCAACCACAGTAGGGACAAATGTTGTACGTCAAGATGAAGAATTTGGTGGAGGATCTTTGATTACGCCCAGACCCGACTCCTTTGAAAATACTGTGGAGGAAGTAGGTGAACAGCAAGCAATGTTATCATTTAAGTCGAAACATGATACAGAACAGGAAAATCGTGGTTCAGAATGTTCGGTAAGAAAAGAAAACGAGTTAGTAATACATAAGTTCTCAGGAAACACCATGCAATATGATCCTAAATGGTCAAAGATGGGTGATGACAAGTATAAGGAGATTCGTTGGCAGCAAGCTTGTAGTCCTCCAGATCCGGTCCTTAAAAATAGCAGATTATCTGCAACTCCTTTTATCGGCATTGAAGCATCACCCAGTGTTAATTTCTTGCAGTTTCGTGATGTTGCATCTTCTTCAAGGGTTGCGACACGTTTGGTCTTGGCCGATCAGCCACAAAAGAGCAGCATTCTGCACTTCGGACCGTTCACCCCTGGTCAACTTCGTGGGGATGTTCCTCAGATGTGGCCTGTTCAAGCCATGGATCAAAGCCGATATGCATCCTCTTCGTATCATATGAGCGGACTTTCTGATGCTGGCCACCAATTAGGAATCGAGCATGGTAGAGTATCAATACCGAGCAAGTCCAGTAGGCTGGCCCAAGAGGTCCAAATACAGTCTGTCCAAAGATGTGAAAAAGTCGGGCCCTATTTTCCTTTCCAGGGATTACCTTTGACTAATCCAAATCCTGATATCAAAATTATAGCTGGAAATGGTGGGTTCATAAGCTCAAATAAAGTTGGTCAGGAAGCAGTTGAGCTGCCAAAGAAAGATGCATCTCTTGGTCCTTTCAACATCGATGGGCCTCTACACTTTGCTATTCCAAAGAAAAATCATGCGGATCATCATGTTTTTAATTACTCTAATAACCTTGATAAGGACGTTGACCGAGGTCAA TGA
- the LOC141606300 gene encoding uncharacterized protein LOC141606300 isoform X4 has translation MKCCCFCWKHMGEKKEEDLYRNFSRKDLQGLCKKYGLPANKSSSEMATSLILYLEKKNISSKTIWDVSKSDPYSSLWSELQPGVRMNSAGNKKTDMREMSSHNGFGQFLKHGDPDQNDFQSRKASEDMGRLTQLQRDSNSGAGDVENTFSSVLSTTAEASLPTLTYDISCEDGIQLFVDLNSTASDWIESLKAGVHICNDIQNLQSSSSDEKKGSFLMDSRNNPQLEDESRPTTVGTNVVRQDEEFGGGSLITPRPDSFENTVEEVGEQQAMLSFKSKHDTEQENRGSECSVRKENELVIHKFSGNTMQYDPKWSKMGDDKYKEIRWQQACSPPDPVLKNSRLSATPFIGIEASPSVNFLQFRDVASSSRVATRLVLADQPQKSSILHFGPFTPGQLRGDVPQMWPVQAMDQSRYASSSYHMSGLSDAGHQLGIEHGRVSIPSKSSRLAQEVQIQSVQRCEKVGPYFPFQGLPLTNPNPDIKIIAGNGGFISSNKVGQEAVELPKKDASLGPFNIDGPLHFAIPKKNHADHHVFNYSNNLDKDVDRGQVRTNLGSSKAGDGTQNSGLNSFRQSMEEPRVKPTNSDYSEFRMKRHFSSADEQRQSESAEAKFLRTSNQFSGDARASRRRSMRPFTK, from the exons ATGAA ATGTTGTTGCTTTTGTTGGAAACATATGGGAGaaaagaaagaggaggatttgtaTCGTAACTTTTCAAGGAAAGATCTTCAAGGCTTGTGCAAGAAATATGGGCTACCCGCTAACAAGTCAAGTTCTGAAATGGCAACATCTTTGATCCTTTATCTCGAG AAAAAGAATATTAGCTCAAAAACCATATGGGACGTGTCTAAAAGTGATCCTTATTCTTCACTGTGGTCAGAGCTGCAGCCTGGAGTGAGGATGAATTCGGCTGGTAATAAGAAAACAG ATATGAGAGAGATGTCATCCCACAATGGCTTTGGACAATTCCTAAAGCATGGAGATCCAGATCAAAATGATTTCCAAAGCCGCAAG GCTTCTGAGGATATGGGTCGTTTGACGCAACTTCAGAGAGATAGCAATAGTGGTGCAGGTGATGTCGAGAATACCTTCTCGTCTGTCTTAAGTACTACTGCAGAAGCTTCGCTCCCTACTTTGACATATGATATTAGTTGTGAGGATGGAATTCAACTTTTTGTTGATTTAAACTCAACCGCATCAGACTGGATTGAAAGTTTGAAAGCTGGAGTGCATATATGTAACGATATTCAAAACCTTCAGTCAAGTAGTTCTGATGAAAAGAAAGGTTCTTTTCTCATGGATTCACGTAACAATCCGCAACTTGAAGATGAGTCTCGCCCAACCACAGTAGGGACAAATGTTGTACGTCAAGATGAAGAATTTGGTGGAGGATCTTTGATTACGCCCAGACCCGACTCCTTTGAAAATACTGTGGAGGAAGTAGGTGAACAGCAAGCAATGTTATCATTTAAGTCGAAACATGATACAGAACAGGAAAATCGTGGTTCAGAATGTTCGGTAAGAAAAGAAAACGAGTTAGTAATACATAAGTTCTCAGGAAACACCATGCAATATGATCCTAAATGGTCAAAGATGGGTGATGACAAGTATAAGGAGATTCGTTGGCAGCAAGCTTGTAGTCCTCCAGATCCGGTCCTTAAAAATAGCAGATTATCTGCAACTCCTTTTATCGGCATTGAAGCATCACCCAGTGTTAATTTCTTGCAGTTTCGTGATGTTGCATCTTCTTCAAGGGTTGCGACACGTTTGGTCTTGGCCGATCAGCCACAAAAGAGCAGCATTCTGCACTTCGGACCGTTCACCCCTGGTCAACTTCGTGGGGATGTTCCTCAGATGTGGCCTGTTCAAGCCATGGATCAAAGCCGATATGCATCCTCTTCGTATCATATGAGCGGACTTTCTGATGCTGGCCACCAATTAGGAATCGAGCATGGTAGAGTATCAATACCGAGCAAGTCCAGTAGGCTGGCCCAAGAGGTCCAAATACAGTCTGTCCAAAGATGTGAAAAAGTCGGGCCCTATTTTCCTTTCCAGGGATTACCTTTGACTAATCCAAATCCTGATATCAAAATTATAGCTGGAAATGGTGGGTTCATAAGCTCAAATAAAGTTGGTCAGGAAGCAGTTGAGCTGCCAAAGAAAGATGCATCTCTTGGTCCTTTCAACATCGATGGGCCTCTACACTTTGCTATTCCAAAGAAAAATCATGCGGATCATCATGTTTTTAATTACTCTAATAACCTTGATAAGGACGTTGACCGAGGTCAAGTGAGAACTAATTTG GGTAGCAGCAAAGCTGGTGATGGAACCCAAAACTCAGG ATTGAACAGTTTTAGACAATCAATGGAAGAACCCCGGGTAAAGCCTACTAATTCTGATTATAGTGAATTTAGGATGAAGAGGCATTTCAGTAGTGCTGATGAGCAACGTCAATCTGAGAGCGCAGAGGCGAAGTTCTTAAGAACCTCAAATCAATTTTCTGGTGATGCTCGTGCAAGTCGTAGAAGGTCAATGAGACCTTTTACTAAG TGA
- the LOC141606300 gene encoding uncharacterized protein LOC141606300 isoform X6 — protein sequence MGEKKEEDLYRNFSRKDLQGLCKKYGLPANKSSSEMATSLILYLEKKNISSKTIWDVSKSDPYSSLWSELQPGVRMNSAGNKKTDMREMSSHNGFGQFLKHGDPDQNDFQSRKASEDMGRLTQLQRDSNSGAGDVENTFSSVLSTTAEASLPTLTYDISCEDGIQLFVDLNSTASDWIESLKAGVHICNDIQNLQSSSSDEKKGSFLMDSRNNPQLEDESRPTTVGTNVVRQDEEFGGGSLITPRPDSFENTVEEVGEQQAMLSFKSKHDTEQENRGSECSVRKENELVIHKFSGNTMQYDPKWSKMGDDKYKEIRWQQACSPPDPVLKNSRLSATPFIGIEASPSVNFLQFRDVASSSRVATRLVLADQPQKSSILHFGPFTPGQLRGDVPQMWPVQAMDQSRYASSSYHMSGLSDAGHQLGIEHGRVSIPSKSSRLAQEVQIQSVQRCEKVGPYFPFQGLPLTNPNPDIKIIAGNGGFISSNKVGQEAVELPKKDASLGPFNIDGPLHFAIPKKNHADHHVFNYSNNLDKDVDRGQVRTNLGSSKAGDGTQNSGLNSFRQSMEEPRVKPTNSDYSEFRMKRHFSSADEQRQSESAEAKFLRTSNQFSGDARASRRRSMRPFTK from the exons ATGGGAGaaaagaaagaggaggatttgtaTCGTAACTTTTCAAGGAAAGATCTTCAAGGCTTGTGCAAGAAATATGGGCTACCCGCTAACAAGTCAAGTTCTGAAATGGCAACATCTTTGATCCTTTATCTCGAG AAAAAGAATATTAGCTCAAAAACCATATGGGACGTGTCTAAAAGTGATCCTTATTCTTCACTGTGGTCAGAGCTGCAGCCTGGAGTGAGGATGAATTCGGCTGGTAATAAGAAAACAG ATATGAGAGAGATGTCATCCCACAATGGCTTTGGACAATTCCTAAAGCATGGAGATCCAGATCAAAATGATTTCCAAAGCCGCAAG GCTTCTGAGGATATGGGTCGTTTGACGCAACTTCAGAGAGATAGCAATAGTGGTGCAGGTGATGTCGAGAATACCTTCTCGTCTGTCTTAAGTACTACTGCAGAAGCTTCGCTCCCTACTTTGACATATGATATTAGTTGTGAGGATGGAATTCAACTTTTTGTTGATTTAAACTCAACCGCATCAGACTGGATTGAAAGTTTGAAAGCTGGAGTGCATATATGTAACGATATTCAAAACCTTCAGTCAAGTAGTTCTGATGAAAAGAAAGGTTCTTTTCTCATGGATTCACGTAACAATCCGCAACTTGAAGATGAGTCTCGCCCAACCACAGTAGGGACAAATGTTGTACGTCAAGATGAAGAATTTGGTGGAGGATCTTTGATTACGCCCAGACCCGACTCCTTTGAAAATACTGTGGAGGAAGTAGGTGAACAGCAAGCAATGTTATCATTTAAGTCGAAACATGATACAGAACAGGAAAATCGTGGTTCAGAATGTTCGGTAAGAAAAGAAAACGAGTTAGTAATACATAAGTTCTCAGGAAACACCATGCAATATGATCCTAAATGGTCAAAGATGGGTGATGACAAGTATAAGGAGATTCGTTGGCAGCAAGCTTGTAGTCCTCCAGATCCGGTCCTTAAAAATAGCAGATTATCTGCAACTCCTTTTATCGGCATTGAAGCATCACCCAGTGTTAATTTCTTGCAGTTTCGTGATGTTGCATCTTCTTCAAGGGTTGCGACACGTTTGGTCTTGGCCGATCAGCCACAAAAGAGCAGCATTCTGCACTTCGGACCGTTCACCCCTGGTCAACTTCGTGGGGATGTTCCTCAGATGTGGCCTGTTCAAGCCATGGATCAAAGCCGATATGCATCCTCTTCGTATCATATGAGCGGACTTTCTGATGCTGGCCACCAATTAGGAATCGAGCATGGTAGAGTATCAATACCGAGCAAGTCCAGTAGGCTGGCCCAAGAGGTCCAAATACAGTCTGTCCAAAGATGTGAAAAAGTCGGGCCCTATTTTCCTTTCCAGGGATTACCTTTGACTAATCCAAATCCTGATATCAAAATTATAGCTGGAAATGGTGGGTTCATAAGCTCAAATAAAGTTGGTCAGGAAGCAGTTGAGCTGCCAAAGAAAGATGCATCTCTTGGTCCTTTCAACATCGATGGGCCTCTACACTTTGCTATTCCAAAGAAAAATCATGCGGATCATCATGTTTTTAATTACTCTAATAACCTTGATAAGGACGTTGACCGAGGTCAAGTGAGAACTAATTTG GGTAGCAGCAAAGCTGGTGATGGAACCCAAAACTCAGG ATTGAACAGTTTTAGACAATCAATGGAAGAACCCCGGGTAAAGCCTACTAATTCTGATTATAGTGAATTTAGGATGAAGAGGCATTTCAGTAGTGCTGATGAGCAACGTCAATCTGAGAGCGCAGAGGCGAAGTTCTTAAGAACCTCAAATCAATTTTCTGGTGATGCTCGTGCAAGTCGTAGAAGGTCAATGAGACCTTTTACTAAG TGA